A section of the Acidobacterium capsulatum ATCC 51196 genome encodes:
- a CDS encoding VirB3 family type IV secretion system protein has translation MTRRGEPLPINQALNRPRAKLGLDLSAWMTILFVCVAVFLVGFRLVALLAFPTLAVSAWLIVRKHPKMFQLWGLSLSQKSYYDPRKQ, from the coding sequence ATGACCAGGCGAGGAGAACCGCTGCCGATCAATCAGGCGCTCAACAGGCCGCGGGCCAAACTGGGCCTCGACCTCAGCGCATGGATGACGATCCTATTCGTCTGCGTAGCGGTTTTTCTCGTCGGGTTTCGTCTGGTGGCTTTGCTTGCATTTCCCACGCTTGCAGTATCCGCGTGGCTGATTGTCCGCAAGCACCCGAAGATGTTTCAGCTCTGGGGCCTGAGCCTCAGCCAGAAAAGTTACTATGACCCGCGCAAACAGTAG
- a CDS encoding helix-turn-helix domain-containing protein: MKKQRKPETRVSRKGRTTQHQALYDSFLQKLISAREEAGLTQREVSARMGRAHSFLSKCETGERSIEVFELIQLAQIYDKPPQHFLIPD; this comes from the coding sequence GTGAAGAAACAACGGAAGCCTGAGACTCGCGTATCCCGCAAGGGCAGGACGACGCAGCATCAGGCTCTCTACGACAGCTTTCTTCAAAAGTTGATTTCGGCTCGCGAAGAGGCAGGGCTGACACAGAGAGAGGTTTCCGCCCGTATGGGCAGAGCACATTCTTTCCTCTCGAAATGCGAAACGGGCGAACGTAGCATCGAAGTGTTTGAACTCATCCAACTCGCCCAGATCTACGACAAGCCTCCGCAGCATTTTCTGATTCCTGATTAG